From the genome of Nitratidesulfovibrio sp., one region includes:
- a CDS encoding sigma 54-interacting transcriptional regulator produces the protein MAKTHDTIVNEAVTSLVFDHLPMGVLYCDSSYVIRFANKAYAELLGKRPQDIIGKNITTVIPSSRAPEVMATGKAEMGDLCSIPGPKADQKLVVNRIPVRDAAGSLVGMISQAIFNDPSELKRLSNKIEQLGHKLSQYKRRMAATLHAQYSLTSLQGDSASMRQLKDRLRSYARMDAPVLILGATGTGKELAAHALHAESTRNAGPLVSINCAAIPKDLFESELFGYVRGAFSGAHHGGKMGQIELADGGTLFLDEIGDMPIQAQAKLLRVLESRTICRVGAVTAEPVDFRLIAATNRNIKDMIQDGSFREDLYYRINTFIIEIPSLRDRAEDILPLAHHFLARMGHDGVTFTPAAVSALQSFEWPGNIRQLHNAILHAATMREGNAIDVCALPPEIRPAQAAPAAACPPQQDRNGLAGILAHSEAAIIEDALREQGGNVTRAAFALGVSRATLYEKMKKYGVRAVRTRDGRT, from the coding sequence ATGGCAAAAACACATGACACGATAGTCAACGAAGCAGTGACATCTTTGGTATTCGACCATTTGCCCATGGGCGTTCTGTATTGCGACTCCAGCTATGTGATCCGTTTCGCCAACAAGGCCTACGCAGAACTGCTGGGCAAGCGCCCACAGGATATTATTGGCAAAAACATCACGACGGTCATTCCCTCGTCGCGCGCGCCCGAAGTGATGGCCACCGGCAAGGCAGAGATGGGCGACCTATGCAGTATCCCCGGTCCCAAGGCTGACCAGAAGCTGGTGGTCAACCGCATTCCCGTGCGCGATGCCGCCGGATCGTTGGTCGGCATGATCTCGCAAGCCATTTTCAACGATCCCAGCGAATTGAAACGCCTTTCCAACAAGATAGAGCAACTGGGGCACAAGCTCAGCCAGTACAAGCGGCGCATGGCCGCCACCCTGCATGCCCAGTATTCGCTCACCAGCCTGCAGGGAGACAGCGCATCCATGCGCCAACTCAAGGACCGTCTGCGCAGCTATGCCCGCATGGACGCACCGGTTCTCATCCTGGGCGCCACCGGCACGGGCAAGGAACTGGCAGCCCATGCGCTGCACGCCGAAAGCACGCGCAACGCCGGGCCGCTGGTCAGCATCAACTGCGCTGCCATCCCAAAGGATCTCTTTGAATCAGAGCTGTTCGGGTACGTGCGTGGGGCCTTTTCCGGCGCCCACCACGGCGGAAAGATGGGGCAAATAGAATTGGCCGACGGTGGCACCCTGTTCCTTGACGAAATCGGCGACATGCCGATCCAGGCCCAGGCCAAGCTGCTTCGCGTGCTGGAAAGCCGCACCATCTGCCGGGTGGGCGCGGTGACGGCAGAACCCGTGGACTTTCGCCTCATTGCGGCCACCAACCGCAACATCAAGGACATGATCCAGGACGGCTCGTTCCGTGAAGACCTGTACTATCGCATCAATACCTTCATCATAGAGATTCCCTCGCTGCGCGACAGGGCGGAAGACATCCTGCCCCTGGCACACCACTTCCTTGCGCGCATGGGGCACGACGGCGTAACCTTCACCCCCGCTGCGGTTTCCGCACTGCAATCGTTCGAATGGCCTGGCAACATCCGGCAATTGCACAACGCCATCCTGCATGCCGCCACCATGCGCGAGGGCAACGCCATCGACGTGTGCGCCCTGCCCCCGGAAATTCGCCCGGCCCAAGCCGCCCCCGCCGCAGCCTGCCCGCCGCAGCAGGACCGGAACGGCCTTGCGGGCATCCTGGCCCACAGCGAAGCGGCGATCATCGAAGACGCCCTGCGCGAGCAGGGCGGCAATGTCACCAGGGCCGCATTTGCACTGGGTGTTTCGCGGGCCACATTGTACGAGAAGATGAAGAAGTACGGCGTACGGGCCGTGCGCACCCGCGACGGGCGAACGTAA
- a CDS encoding TRAP transporter substrate-binding protein, translating to MKRAAMLAVALLMTVVLAAPALAAYDGPKIKFRLAHTTPPGNHITLAYQKFADLVAEKSGGKITVQVFPNAILGSDRVLVEGAQKGTLEIGVSSTPNLANFSKLYSVFDLPYITSPKFQKSLYAAIDPGGALYDYFLKVANGVGLQPVMYAEYGYRHFVSVKRPLNKASDLAGLKMRTTDSPVEVGVAKALNTNPSPIAWGEVYTALQQGTIDAEGNTFPHLFGAKHHEVLKYAITSAHNYCMQVAMANKAWWDALPDAAKQVINEAAREATQYQRDVLYPENEKAAREGFVKAGITIHDATDAEIDEFRKLTRPVWDSVTLPAELIKLVQDTQK from the coding sequence ATGAAAAGAGCAGCCATGCTGGCAGTCGCGCTCCTCATGACGGTTGTTCTGGCGGCGCCCGCGCTGGCGGCCTACGACGGGCCGAAGATCAAGTTCCGCCTGGCACACACCACACCTCCGGGTAACCATATCACCCTTGCGTACCAGAAGTTCGCAGATTTGGTCGCGGAAAAGTCGGGCGGCAAGATCACCGTGCAGGTGTTCCCCAACGCCATTCTGGGCAGCGACCGTGTGCTGGTGGAGGGGGCGCAAAAGGGCACCCTGGAAATCGGCGTGAGCTCGACCCCGAACCTCGCCAACTTCTCCAAGCTGTACTCGGTGTTCGACCTGCCGTACATCACGTCGCCCAAGTTCCAGAAAAGCCTGTACGCCGCCATCGATCCGGGCGGTGCGCTGTACGACTACTTCCTGAAAGTGGCCAACGGCGTGGGCCTGCAACCCGTCATGTACGCGGAATACGGCTACCGCCACTTCGTTTCGGTGAAGCGCCCGCTGAACAAGGCCTCGGACCTTGCCGGGCTGAAGATGCGCACCACCGATTCGCCCGTGGAAGTGGGCGTGGCCAAGGCGCTGAACACCAATCCGTCGCCCATTGCCTGGGGCGAGGTGTACACAGCCCTGCAACAGGGCACCATCGACGCCGAAGGCAACACCTTTCCCCATCTGTTCGGCGCCAAGCACCATGAAGTGCTGAAGTACGCCATCACCTCGGCGCACAACTACTGCATGCAGGTCGCCATGGCCAACAAGGCGTGGTGGGACGCGCTGCCCGATGCCGCCAAGCAGGTCATCAACGAGGCCGCCCGCGAGGCCACCCAGTACCAGCGCGACGTGCTCTACCCCGAGAACGAAAAGGCCGCCCGCGAAGGTTTCGTCAAGGCGGGCATCACCATCCACGACGCCACGGACGCGGAAATCGACGAATTCCGGAAGCTGACCCGGCCAGTGTGGGACTCCGTCACCTTGCCGGCCGAACTGATCAAGCTCGTGCAGGACACGCAGAAGTAG